GGTAAGTTTTGTCGGCATTCAGTGAACGGGTTACTGTTTTACCGGCTTTTTCAAACTGCTCTTTGAGTGTGCCCTGCATCAGGCCCAGCCAGTTGCGGTAAACCTGTACTTTATCTTCGGCATCCACAGCTGCTACTGAGTCTTCACAGTCCATGATGGTGGTCAGCGCGGATTCCAGGATCACGTCTTTGATCCCGGCCTTGTTCTGCCTGGCCGATCGGATCCTGGGGATCGATCAGGATCTCAAAATGCAGATCATGGTGCTTAAACAGTAACGCCGACGGGCTCTGTGGCTGTCCGTTATATCCGGCAAACTGCGCAGGATCTGCCAGTTTAACCTGGCTTGAGTCGTTAAGCGTGATGATCAGTTCACCCTGCACCACCGCATAGTTGGTGCTTTCGATATGAGAGCCATGTGCCAGCGGCAAAATACGGTCCAGTAGCTGGCGAGCATAGGCCATCACTTTAAAGCCCCGCACCGGGTTATAACCACCGCTTGCGCGCTCAGCGCCGTCTTCCTCCGGCAACACATCGGTGCCATAAAGCGCATCATAGAGCGAGCCCCAGCGAGCATTGGCTGCATTTAGCGCAAACCGTGCATTACTAACCGGCACCACTAACTGTGGACCCGCAATACGGGCAATTTCAGGCTCAACCTGCTCGGTGGTGATAGGCTGCGCAGCAACATCGGGCACCAGATAACCAATTTCGGTTAAAAATGTCCGATACTTTTCAGCATCCCAGCTCGGATTCGCTAAGTGGTAGTCATCAATTTGTTTTTGTAATAGATCGCGCTTGGCAAGCAGCGCCCGGTTTTTGGGTGTGAGAGTGTGGATAATATTAGAAAAACCAGACCAGAAGTCGTCTGCGTTAATTTGGGTGCCAGGCAGCAGCTCCTGATCGACAAAGTCAAACAGGCGGGTATCGATACGCAATCCGGCCTGTAAAATGTGAGAACTCATGTGAGTGATCCTTGATCGGGTTTGAACGGGTCACTTTAAAATAAGCCAATTTCACTAAAAACAAACCCCTTTACCCATTCACAATAAATATACTGGCAATAACAACTATAAATTTAAAAAATTCCACTGGTCGGTCTAGTGTTTATTTAAGCGCCAGGCAGCACTCTCACACTCGCTCTCTGGCAGACAAACATAAACCAGTTAGCTTAAACCCGTTCGAAGGAATTTTGTTATGAGCAGTTATACCTCTCAAATTGATCGTTTTACTACATTGTGCCAGTCTCAGGGCGATACATGGCAGGGGATCAACCCTGAATTTGCAACCAGAATGCATTTACAAAACCGCTTTAAAACGGGTCTGGATATTGCCAAATACACCGCGAAGGTAATGCGTGAAGATATGGCGGCGTACGATGCCGACAGCAGCAAGTATACGCAGTCGCTGGGTTGCTGGCATGGTTTCACTGCTCAGCAAATGATGATGGCCATTAAGCGCCATAATAAGACCACCAAACGCTCTTACGTGTACCTGAGTGGCTGGATGGTTGCCGCACTACGCTCTGAATTTGGACCGCTGCCAGATCAAAGCATGCACGAAAAAACCGCCGTGCCTAAGCTGATTGAAGAGATCTACACCTTCCTAAAACAAGCAGATGCACGAGAGCTTGACCACCTTTATAAAGCGCTGGATGAGGCCAAAGCACAGGGTGGTGACGTACAGGCAATCACAGCACAGATAGATAACTTTGAAACTCACGTGGTGCCAATCATTGCCGATATTGATGCCGGTTTTGGTAACGAAGAAGCCACCTACCTGCTGGCAAAACAAATGATTGAAGCGGGTGCCTGTGCCATTCAGATTGAAAACCAGGTGTCGGACGCCAAACAGTGTGGTCACCAGGCAGGTAAAGTGACCGTGCCTCATGAAGACTTTCTAGCCAAGATCAATGCGGTGCGTTATGCATTCCTGGAGCTGGGCGTAGAAGATGGCATTATTGTCGCTCGTACCGACTCTCTCGGTGCCAGCCTGACGCAAAAAATCCCGGTTTCTAAAACGCCTGGCGATTTGGCCAGCCAATACAATGCGTTCCTCGACACCACCGTTATTTCAGGCGCTGCGGATCTGAACGAAGGTGACATGGTCATTAAACAAAATGGTGAGCTGTGCAAGCCGGTTCGCCTCGACAATGGCTTGTATCAATTCAGAGAAGGCACAGAAAAAGACCGCGTTGTACTTGATTGTGTCACCAGCTTGCAATCAGGCGCCGATCTGTTGTGGATTGAAACTGAAAAGCCCAATGTAGAGCAAATAGCAGAACTGGTAAACCGGGTCCGTGAGCAGGTGCCCAACGCCAAACTGGTATATAACAATTCACCGTCATTTAACTGGACCCTGAAGTTCCGTGAGCAGGTTTATGCAGAGTGGCAGGCACAGGGTAAAGATCTGTCGACCTACCCGGATCCAACTCAAGATCCTAAAGCGCTGATGTCTCCTGAGCTGGATCAATCAGAGCTGGCAGCAGAAGCCGATGCTAAAGTACGTACCTTCCAGCGTGATGGTGCTGCTCAGGCAGGTATTTTCCACCACCTGATCACTTTGCCGACTTATCACACGGCTGCGCTGAGCACAGATATTCTGGCGGAAGGTTACTTTGGCGACCTGGGTATGCTTGCCTACGTACGTGATGTTCAGAGACAGGAAATTCGCCGCGAGCAGGCTTCCGTGAAACATCAGGACCTGGCCGGCTCAAACATTGGTGATACACATAAAGAGTATTTCAGTGGTGAAAACGCGCTGAAAGCAGGTGGTGAAGCCAACACCATGAACCAGTTTTAATTGTCATAAAGTTCCTTAATCAAGCAAGGGCCTGCGGGCCCTTTTTAGATCAGGTTTTTACCAGCACAGTATCGGCAACACATAATCCAATCTACAAAGTCGACGACCTGCTGCCAGACCCAACAGACTCAGCCTCTTTATTCTCAGCCAGATTAGTTCTGGATCACGATTTTACCCGCCTGCGAGTGTTAGATCAGGATTTTATCAGCTGAGGCGCTTTTTATGGCAGACAAGGGGCGTGAGCGATACAAAAAGAGGACAACCACAAGATTTTGGCTTAAAATTCGGAAAAACCTGCTTACTACAGGCTTAAAAATTCCACTAGTTGCAATAATAAACACGGCTCAGGCCACATTTTTACTAACTCCGAAGTCAATAAACCAAAATTTTACTAAGTCAGCAGCGGATAAATCAGAATTTTACTAACTAGGTAGCCTTACAAACCATCATTTTACCAACTCAGCAAGCTGTAAACCCCCTTTACAGATCCATAATTGAACCACAATTATTGCATACTCTGAAAAAAGTCTGATGTGCCACGAAAAAATTATGAAAAAAATACTGCTTCCATCTGCTTTTGCGTTACTCAGTATAGTTACTGTTAATGCGCAGGCAACCAGCTCGACGTTAACACTACATGAAATCAAGAAGCTCGAGTTGTCGGGCAATTACGAGCAGGCACTCAGTAGTCTGACCCCATTTTATAGCCATGACGACCTGAAAAAGCAACTAGAAGCACGCTTTGTTGCAGCACAAATCTATCGCAAGCAGGGCAATCATCAGCAAGCTATTGATGCATTAAACTCACTACCCGAACAATTTCAGCTGGATACCGACAACCAGTATCGGCTTTATAAAGAGCTGGGGATCAATTACCGCCGCATGGGTAAGCTAGATGACGCTGAAAGCTACTAC
The DNA window shown above is from Pseudoalteromonas viridis and carries:
- a CDS encoding isocitrate lyase, producing the protein MSSYTSQIDRFTTLCQSQGDTWQGINPEFATRMHLQNRFKTGLDIAKYTAKVMREDMAAYDADSSKYTQSLGCWHGFTAQQMMMAIKRHNKTTKRSYVYLSGWMVAALRSEFGPLPDQSMHEKTAVPKLIEEIYTFLKQADARELDHLYKALDEAKAQGGDVQAITAQIDNFETHVVPIIADIDAGFGNEEATYLLAKQMIEAGACAIQIENQVSDAKQCGHQAGKVTVPHEDFLAKINAVRYAFLELGVEDGIIVARTDSLGASLTQKIPVSKTPGDLASQYNAFLDTTVISGAADLNEGDMVIKQNGELCKPVRLDNGLYQFREGTEKDRVVLDCVTSLQSGADLLWIETEKPNVEQIAELVNRVREQVPNAKLVYNNSPSFNWTLKFREQVYAEWQAQGKDLSTYPDPTQDPKALMSPELDQSELAAEADAKVRTFQRDGAAQAGIFHHLITLPTYHTAALSTDILAEGYFGDLGMLAYVRDVQRQEIRREQASVKHQDLAGSNIGDTHKEYFSGENALKAGGEANTMNQF